The Microbacterium sp. SORGH_AS_0862 genome has a segment encoding these proteins:
- the mnmA gene encoding tRNA 2-thiouridine(34) synthase MnmA yields the protein MRILAAMSGGVDSAVAAARAVDAGHEVVGVHLALSRAGGTLRTGSRGCCTIEDAMDARRAADKLGIPFYVWDFSERFRDDVIDDFVSEYRAGRTPNPCMRCNELIKFAALLERALELGFDAVCTGHYALLVDGPDGRELHRASDQAKDQSYVLGVLTAEQLAHTYFPLGDTPSKALVRAEAAERGLTVAQKPDSHDICFIPDGDTRGWLAERVGAEQGDILDREGAVVGRHDGAHAFTVGQRRGLQLGVPASDGKPRFVLEVRPVSNTVVVGPKEALATAEIAGARFSWAGSAPTEAAFSCEVQIRAHADPVPAHAEVTDEGVVVRPVEPFDGVAPGQTAVLYLGTRVLGQFTVDRTVSAVPVDSVAAS from the coding sequence ATGCGGATTCTGGCGGCGATGAGCGGCGGCGTCGATTCGGCCGTTGCTGCGGCGCGCGCCGTCGACGCCGGACACGAGGTGGTGGGAGTCCACCTCGCCCTGTCCCGTGCGGGTGGCACGCTGCGCACCGGCAGCCGCGGCTGCTGCACGATCGAGGACGCCATGGACGCGCGTCGCGCGGCGGACAAGCTCGGCATCCCCTTCTACGTCTGGGACTTCTCGGAGCGCTTCCGCGACGACGTGATCGACGACTTCGTCTCGGAGTATCGGGCCGGGCGCACGCCGAACCCGTGCATGCGCTGCAACGAACTGATCAAATTCGCGGCGTTGCTCGAGCGCGCTCTCGAGCTGGGCTTCGACGCGGTCTGCACCGGGCACTATGCGCTGCTCGTCGACGGGCCGGACGGCCGGGAGCTGCACCGGGCGAGCGACCAGGCCAAGGACCAGTCGTACGTGCTCGGCGTCCTCACGGCCGAGCAGCTCGCGCACACCTATTTCCCGTTGGGCGACACCCCGTCGAAGGCCCTGGTGCGTGCGGAGGCGGCCGAGCGGGGCCTCACCGTCGCCCAGAAGCCCGACAGTCACGACATCTGCTTCATCCCCGACGGCGACACGCGGGGCTGGCTCGCCGAGCGCGTGGGTGCAGAGCAGGGTGACATCCTCGATCGCGAGGGTGCCGTCGTCGGGCGCCATGACGGGGCCCATGCGTTCACCGTGGGACAGCGGCGCGGGCTGCAGCTCGGTGTTCCCGCATCCGACGGCAAACCGCGTTTCGTGCTCGAAGTGCGTCCGGTGAGCAACACCGTCGTGGTGGGGCCGAAGGAGGCGCTGGCGACGGCAGAGATCGCCGGCGCGCGCTTCAGCTGGGCGGGCTCGGCTCCGACCGAGGCCGCATTCTCCTGCGAGGTGCAGATCCGTGCCCACGCCGATCCGGTGCCCGCTCATGCCGAGGTCACCGACGAGGGTGTCGTGGTGCGTCCGGTGGAGCCGTTCGACGGTGTCGCACCCGGACAGACGGCCGTGCTCTATCTCGGCACGCGTGTGCTTGGCCAGTTCACCGTCGACCGCACGGTTTCGGCGGTGCCGGTCGACTCCGTCGCCGCATCCTAG
- the ligA gene encoding NAD-dependent DNA ligase LigA, whose protein sequence is MTQAGDSIDDDTTLAEARAEAAELTERILRARDAYYGEDAELVDDATYDGWIHRLEELERLHPEVQTQDSPTLSVGAASTTMFAPVEHAERMLSLDNVFSPEELREWCVKAQASAGRPVRWLTELKIDGLAISLRYENGVLTSAATRGDGRIGEDVTVNALRVQGIPERLSGTGHPPLVEVRGEVFIPVAAFEELNALQARMRERVIEQARERGNLTEERARLSADRRFPAFANPRNAASGGLRQQLDKKDGLELEAGQARLASLRLFVHGIGAWTAPPVASQSEIYDLLAEWGLPTSPYYKTFDDIDGVLGFVAHYGEHRHDVEHELDGIVVKVDELALHDELGATSRAPRWAIAYKYPPEQVNTRLLDIVVSVGRTGRATPFAVMAPARVAGSVVRQATLHNQDVVKVKGVLIGDMVVLRKAGDVIPEVLGPVVELRDGSERAFVMPRDCPVCGTPLAPAKEGDVDLRCPNARSCPAQVRGRVEHIGSRGALDIEALGEVTAAALTQADGEARAPLDTEAGLFDLTLEELVPIEVVVRDAETGEPKLDDATGEPVRRAPFRRNPTPAERKSGLLTPQPSAQALTLLEELEKAKTKELWRFLVALNIRHVGPVAARALAQWFGSVSAIRSAGREELAAVEGVGGIIADAVIAWFEVDWHREIVDRWEAAGAQLSTPGHPGPGAAVVEGGVLEGLTVVATGTLEGYTREGAQEAILAAGGKAGSSVSKKTDFVAAGPGAGSKLAKAEQLGVRIIDAAQFRILVEQGPAALDALAPDAG, encoded by the coding sequence GTGACGCAAGCCGGTGACTCGATCGACGATGACACGACCCTCGCGGAGGCTCGCGCGGAAGCAGCAGAGCTGACGGAGCGCATCCTCCGCGCCCGCGATGCGTACTACGGCGAAGACGCCGAGCTCGTCGACGACGCCACCTACGACGGCTGGATCCACCGGCTGGAAGAGCTCGAGCGGCTGCACCCCGAGGTGCAGACACAGGATTCCCCCACGCTCAGCGTCGGCGCGGCATCCACGACGATGTTCGCGCCCGTCGAACACGCCGAGCGGATGCTGAGTCTGGACAACGTCTTCAGCCCGGAGGAGCTTCGGGAATGGTGCGTCAAGGCCCAGGCTTCCGCGGGCCGGCCGGTGCGGTGGCTGACCGAGCTGAAGATCGACGGGCTCGCGATCAGCCTCCGCTACGAGAACGGGGTGCTCACCTCGGCCGCCACGCGCGGCGACGGGCGGATCGGCGAGGACGTCACCGTCAACGCGCTGCGCGTCCAGGGGATCCCCGAACGACTGAGCGGCACCGGTCACCCCCCTCTCGTGGAGGTGCGCGGCGAGGTCTTCATCCCGGTCGCCGCTTTCGAGGAGCTCAACGCTCTGCAGGCGCGGATGCGGGAACGCGTCATCGAACAAGCCCGTGAGCGCGGCAATCTCACCGAAGAGCGGGCGCGCCTCAGTGCCGACCGCCGATTCCCCGCGTTCGCGAATCCGCGCAACGCCGCCAGCGGCGGACTGCGTCAGCAACTCGACAAGAAGGACGGCCTCGAGCTCGAGGCCGGTCAGGCACGTCTCGCCTCGCTACGGCTGTTCGTGCACGGCATCGGCGCCTGGACCGCGCCTCCGGTGGCCTCTCAGAGCGAGATCTACGACCTGCTCGCAGAGTGGGGACTGCCGACGAGTCCCTACTACAAGACCTTCGACGACATCGACGGCGTCCTCGGGTTCGTCGCCCACTACGGCGAGCATCGTCACGATGTGGAGCACGAACTCGACGGAATCGTCGTCAAGGTGGATGAGCTGGCGCTCCACGACGAGCTGGGCGCGACGAGCCGAGCGCCGCGCTGGGCGATCGCGTACAAGTACCCGCCCGAGCAGGTGAACACCCGCCTCCTCGACATCGTCGTCTCGGTCGGGCGCACGGGCCGCGCGACCCCGTTCGCGGTGATGGCTCCGGCACGTGTCGCGGGCTCGGTCGTGCGTCAGGCGACACTGCACAACCAGGACGTCGTCAAGGTCAAGGGCGTGCTCATCGGCGACATGGTCGTGCTCCGCAAAGCCGGCGACGTGATCCCCGAGGTGCTCGGACCGGTGGTCGAGCTCCGTGACGGCTCCGAGCGCGCGTTCGTGATGCCGCGAGACTGCCCCGTGTGCGGTACTCCGCTCGCTCCCGCGAAAGAGGGCGACGTCGATCTGCGCTGTCCGAACGCCCGCTCGTGTCCCGCGCAGGTCCGGGGCCGGGTCGAGCACATCGGTTCCCGCGGTGCGCTCGACATCGAGGCGCTCGGCGAGGTGACGGCGGCGGCCCTCACGCAGGCGGATGGCGAGGCGCGGGCGCCGTTGGACACGGAGGCAGGCCTGTTCGATCTGACCCTCGAGGAACTCGTTCCGATCGAGGTCGTCGTGCGCGATGCGGAAACCGGCGAACCGAAGCTGGACGACGCCACCGGCGAGCCGGTGCGGCGCGCACCGTTCCGCCGCAATCCGACGCCCGCCGAGCGCAAGTCCGGTCTGCTGACGCCGCAGCCGTCGGCGCAGGCGCTGACGCTGCTGGAGGAGCTGGAGAAGGCGAAGACGAAGGAGCTGTGGCGTTTCCTCGTCGCACTCAACATCCGCCACGTGGGACCCGTTGCGGCACGGGCGCTGGCGCAGTGGTTCGGATCCGTCTCGGCCATCCGGTCCGCGGGCCGCGAGGAGCTGGCGGCCGTCGAGGGAGTGGGCGGGATCATCGCGGATGCGGTCATCGCCTGGTTCGAGGTCGATTGGCACCGCGAGATCGTCGATCGCTGGGAGGCGGCGGGAGCTCAGCTGTCCACGCCCGGACACCCCGGTCCGGGCGCCGCCGTCGTCGAGGGCGGGGTGCTCGAGGGGCTGACGGTCGTGGCGACCGGAACCCTCGAGGGCTACACGCGAGAGGGTGCGCAGGAGGCGATCCTCGCGGCAGGCGGGAAGGCCGGCTCCAGCGTCTCCAAGAAGACCGACTTCGTGGCGGCGGGGCCGGGCGCCGGATCGAAGCTGGCGAAGGCGGAACAGCTCGGCGTGCGCATCATCGACGCCGCGCAGTTCCGCATCCTCGTGGAGCAGGGACCAGCGGCACTCGACGCGCTGGCGCCCGACGCGGGCTGA